In Streptomyces sp. NBC_00483, a single window of DNA contains:
- the rpsS gene encoding 30S ribosomal protein S19: protein MPRSLKKGPFVDGHLVKKVDVQNEAGSKNVIKTWSRRSMIIPSMLGHTIAVHNGKTHIPVFVTESMVGHKLGEFSPTRTFRGHVKDDRKSKRR from the coding sequence ATGCCGCGCAGTCTCAAGAAGGGACCCTTCGTCGACGGCCACCTCGTGAAGAAGGTGGACGTACAGAACGAAGCCGGTTCCAAGAACGTCATCAAGACCTGGTCCCGCCGCTCGATGATCATTCCCAGCATGCTGGGTCACACGATCGCGGTGCACAACGGCAAGACCCACATCCCGGTGTTCGTCACCGAGTCGATGGTCGGCCACAAGCTCGGCGAGTTCTCGCCGACGCGCACCTTCCGGGGTCACGTCAAGGACGACCGGAAGTCGAAGCGCCGCTAA